A DNA window from Parabacteroides johnsonii DSM 18315 contains the following coding sequences:
- a CDS encoding DUF3575 domain-containing protein — MKKVLFLFLLLAGMTNVYGQKFAVKSNLLYDATATINLGVEMGLSKKWTLDLSGNYNGWKFGDDMRWKHWMVQPEARYWLCEKFNGHFLGVHAHYADYNVGGIKFLSKNMENYRYQGNLYGAGLSYGYQWLLSNRWSMEAVIGIGWAHLDYDKYPCASCGTVQKSETKDYFGVTKAALSIIYFIK; from the coding sequence ATGAAAAAAGTACTTTTCCTCTTTTTGCTTCTGGCCGGGATGACGAACGTCTATGGGCAGAAGTTTGCGGTAAAGTCAAACTTGCTGTACGACGCGACTGCAACGATCAACTTAGGGGTTGAGATGGGATTGAGCAAGAAGTGGACACTGGACTTGTCCGGTAACTACAACGGATGGAAGTTTGGCGACGACATGCGTTGGAAGCATTGGATGGTTCAGCCGGAAGCACGTTATTGGTTATGTGAGAAGTTTAACGGTCATTTTCTCGGAGTGCATGCCCATTATGCCGATTATAATGTCGGCGGGATCAAGTTCTTGAGTAAAAATATGGAGAATTACCGTTATCAGGGCAACCTCTACGGAGCCGGCCTGTCCTATGGCTATCAGTGGCTACTGAGCAACCGTTGGAGTATGGAGGCTGTGATCGGTATCGGATGGGCGCATCTGGACTATGATAAATATCCGTGCGCATCATGCGGCACGGTTCAGAAGAGCGAAACGAAAGACTATTTCGGGGTGACGAAGGCTGCTCTTTCTATTATTTACTTTATTAAATAA
- a CDS encoding FimB/Mfa2 family fimbrial subunit yields the protein MKSILTKKGLFLALVAVMVLATGCIKEDLDECYKLTLKVVNHKGDDITALSVVSEAKLFIYDNNSKLLDTRDLNDAFIRGKETIELNYPESSKLHLIAWGNLKGHQDVNEATKAEDFAVSLRSEDEIAQSPDSIFFGDIDVTVRGNGVAGGNQEIVLEPKTGTVEMRTLNLQYALTARGLRATDECDFYMDRTLNTIDYKGELTGDSVYYNPEADWKGSEWETTGPQSLYLGQNMTGSIQVGNDRYEVKEGTFDDGTTGPIEIHPFQRTLVLFVWGEDGAFLGARIKVTPWGVVDDDIEW from the coding sequence ATGAAATCGATATTGACAAAAAAGGGATTATTTCTGGCACTTGTCGCGGTGATGGTCTTGGCCACCGGCTGTATCAAGGAAGACTTGGACGAGTGCTATAAGCTGACACTAAAGGTAGTGAACCACAAAGGTGATGATATCACGGCTTTGAGCGTTGTTTCGGAAGCCAAGCTCTTTATCTACGATAATAATTCGAAGCTGCTTGACACGCGCGATCTCAACGATGCCTTTATCAGAGGCAAAGAAACTATCGAGTTGAACTATCCCGAAAGTTCGAAACTGCACCTGATCGCATGGGGAAACCTCAAAGGACATCAGGACGTAAACGAGGCCACCAAGGCCGAAGACTTCGCCGTTTCTCTGAGGAGTGAAGATGAGATCGCACAGTCTCCCGACAGCATTTTTTTCGGCGATATCGATGTGACGGTACGCGGGAACGGCGTGGCTGGCGGGAACCAGGAAATCGTGCTCGAACCCAAAACCGGAACGGTCGAGATGAGAACCCTCAACCTTCAATATGCCCTGACGGCAAGAGGGCTGCGTGCGACCGACGAATGCGACTTCTATATGGATCGCACCTTGAACACGATCGACTATAAGGGCGAGTTGACCGGCGACAGTGTCTATTACAATCCCGAAGCCGACTGGAAAGGCTCCGAATGGGAAACGACAGGTCCGCAGTCGCTCTACTTGGGCCAGAATATGACCGGAAGCATACAGGTCGGCAACGACCGCTACGAAGTGAAGGAAGGAACTTTCGACGACGGCACGACCGGCCCGATCGAAATCCATCCCTTCCAGCGCACATTGGTACTGTTCGTATGGGGTGAAGACGGTGCCTTCTTGGGCGCAAGGATCAAAGTGACCCCTTGGGGTGTTGTCGATGATGATATTGAATGGTAA
- a CDS encoding VapE domain-containing protein, producing the protein MKITQLRGDLAAFRNLELSIVLNAMKTENSRKPVTTLRQNIPYLTPGIKSLAAEKIPVVLFGVTLKREDERIGVVTYTGLVLLSIGNLIGRAEAAAIRDRAAGFPQTLASFIGSSGRSVKVLVPFTLPDGSVPETEERMRLFHAHAYLRASRYYEVQLQLPVGRKEEGFPVPEQGCRVSYDPELYYNPDALPIRQEQPLQMPAPVTTREAHDAEPAPLLRMAPGYERYKRISLLYETCLADTFRQVGPEDGGDEERKKFVVHLARKCRQSAIPEEDAVRFALIHPFGREQEMELRATFGNVYRKEKRCSVRPCMPRRMLVAMQMEEFMTRRYELRFNRMKGCKEYRERHSLFTGYRPVTAETVKSICFEAQLEGVSAIEYDVQRYVDSRRVSHYWPVEEFLFDLPHWDGQDRIRTLADCVPCENEEWRNFFYIWFLSMVAHWLQMDREHANSTSPLLVGPQGCRKSTFCQSLLPPELRPYFVDGIDLGSRKDAEMALSRFALINLDEFDSIPASRQPYLKNLLQKAKVTLRKPYGESIEEMRRFASFIATSNTFALLTDTTGSRRFIGVEVKGMIRIEPIDYPQLYAQAVGALREGERYWFTPEEEVLLNRNNRMFEKRPLLEELFLHYFRIPEEEEGCEPLSAPEILMTISKQSKIDLTETKLRLFGQLMQKYNVRKKMKKDRKYYYVIPETEEPGADVPVG; encoded by the coding sequence ATGAAAATAACGCAACTTCGCGGTGACCTGGCGGCTTTCCGTAACCTTGAACTAAGCATTGTCCTGAACGCCATGAAAACGGAAAATAGCCGGAAGCCGGTGACCACATTGCGGCAGAATATTCCTTATCTGACTCCCGGGATAAAAAGTCTTGCAGCAGAAAAGATACCTGTAGTTTTGTTTGGCGTTACGCTGAAGCGGGAGGATGAGAGGATCGGTGTGGTCACCTATACCGGATTGGTGCTGCTTAGTATCGGCAATCTGATCGGCCGTGCGGAGGCGGCTGCCATACGGGATCGGGCGGCGGGCTTTCCGCAAACGCTTGCCTCGTTTATCGGATCGAGTGGAAGGAGTGTCAAAGTCTTGGTCCCCTTTACCTTGCCCGACGGTTCCGTGCCGGAGACGGAGGAGCGTATGCGCCTTTTCCATGCCCATGCCTACCTACGTGCCAGCCGCTATTATGAGGTACAGCTCCAGTTGCCCGTCGGACGGAAAGAAGAAGGCTTTCCGGTTCCGGAACAAGGATGCCGTGTGTCGTATGATCCGGAGTTGTATTATAATCCGGATGCTTTGCCGATCCGCCAGGAACAACCTTTGCAGATGCCCGCTCCGGTGACAACACGCGAGGCGCACGATGCCGAGCCGGCCCCTTTGTTGCGCATGGCGCCCGGCTATGAGCGTTACAAACGCATATCGCTCCTCTATGAAACCTGCCTTGCTGACACCTTCCGGCAGGTCGGGCCGGAAGACGGCGGCGATGAAGAACGGAAAAAGTTCGTAGTACATCTGGCGCGTAAATGCCGGCAATCCGCTATCCCGGAAGAAGATGCCGTCCGTTTTGCCCTGATACACCCGTTCGGAAGGGAGCAGGAGATGGAGTTGAGGGCGACGTTCGGGAACGTCTACAGGAAAGAAAAACGTTGCAGCGTGCGGCCTTGTATGCCCCGGCGGATGCTGGTGGCGATGCAGATGGAAGAGTTTATGACGAGGCGTTATGAGTTGCGGTTCAACCGGATGAAGGGATGTAAGGAGTATCGCGAACGACATTCGCTGTTCACCGGCTATCGCCCGGTGACGGCCGAGACGGTCAAGAGCATCTGTTTCGAAGCGCAGTTGGAGGGCGTGTCGGCAATCGAATATGATGTACAGCGTTACGTGGACTCCCGGCGTGTCTCCCATTACTGGCCGGTCGAGGAGTTCCTTTTCGACCTGCCGCATTGGGACGGGCAGGACCGCATCCGTACCCTTGCCGATTGTGTGCCCTGTGAAAACGAGGAGTGGAGGAATTTCTTTTATATTTGGTTCCTCAGTATGGTGGCACATTGGTTGCAGATGGACCGGGAACATGCCAACAGCACGTCCCCTCTGCTGGTCGGACCACAGGGGTGTCGCAAGAGCACTTTCTGTCAGAGTCTTTTGCCACCCGAGCTGCGGCCTTATTTTGTCGATGGGATTGATTTGGGAAGCCGGAAGGATGCGGAAATGGCGTTGAGCCGCTTCGCACTGATCAACTTGGATGAGTTCGACTCGATACCCGCTTCCCGCCAGCCTTATTTGAAAAACCTGCTCCAAAAGGCGAAAGTCACATTGCGCAAGCCCTATGGCGAGAGCATAGAGGAGATGAGGCGGTTCGCTTCGTTTATCGCCACCTCCAATACGTTTGCTTTACTGACCGATACCACCGGTAGCCGCCGTTTCATCGGGGTGGAGGTGAAGGGAATGATCAGGATAGAACCCATCGATTATCCCCAACTCTATGCCCAGGCGGTCGGTGCCTTGAGGGAAGGTGAACGTTATTGGTTTACCCCGGAAGAGGAGGTGCTTTTGAACCGGAATAACCGGATGTTCGAAAAGCGGCCTTTGTTGGAAGAGTTGTTCCTCCATTATTTCCGTATTCCGGAGGAAGAGGAGGGTTGTGAGCCGTTGTCAGCACCCGAAATATTGATGACAATCAGCAAACAGAGCAAAATAGACCTTACGGAAACAAAGCTGAGGTTGTTCGGACAATTAATGCAAAAATATAATGTACGGAAGAAGATGAAAAAAGACCGGAAATACTATTATGTCATACCGGAAACAGAAGAACCGGGTGCCGATGTGCCGGTCGGGTGA
- a CDS encoding DUF4906 domain-containing protein, whose translation MLHKNIIKLAALLWCVLTVASCTNEDFDKGNNGPDVPEGLPVTLKLNIGTPEVPVVETKSLENEDKTFGAINNLAVLVYDEKGENPIVTFYEVEGENQTSVSDVPFSAKTGKHKIYVLTNVGSEGAAKAYTTEQALLSKQIESPVPQGTEMMLGFVAKDMETSINLYNSGSSNPAIDITDDASFAAKVVPPYSKITFKITKDLPSDKHVYLAITEVNVRHLPVKYSLLPYEKWTMGDGVSGESKISLYENKLAQPEDEVGDLATGKAFYMYENLQGKNNESNQNPAMKTPAGLAVPTQGDGKIDYAAWFEKWSSVPCTYIEVKGNYTIFTSAPGVNHVGDGEINYRFFLGENSTSDFNIKRNTHYNVTLAFTGLAGKDELQYEWRVQADLENSTFYPKGTLVIDGAVSPVGSVPFYVLNGTSSSLSVTVGDLLNMDMEMYFLVKGKGVPDYWTGSQTPLAEYLQLGANEYTMFGIHPRNVGILGSVGHTTGTNKYVYEGHADDKEYNKIESNATEPYRTAVANGEIYRTVSMQITGAEPLDVIEYPLLYLGTEDDNVGIGEKKEDNFYYARRVDGGARYFQDASDNYIRKYIPVTGKLSNMSEAKSNCAHEQYVTGASIYYYLPSINDMENIQKYEKAFPLKNDFYWTTNGLYNPVTKATATSGEGYIRCILKHK comes from the coding sequence ATGTTACACAAAAATATAATAAAGCTGGCTGCCCTCCTCTGGTGTGTGCTGACAGTCGCTTCGTGTACCAACGAAGATTTCGATAAAGGCAACAACGGCCCGGATGTCCCCGAAGGCCTGCCGGTAACCTTGAAACTGAATATCGGCACCCCCGAAGTCCCGGTGGTGGAAACGAAATCCTTGGAAAATGAGGATAAAACTTTCGGCGCGATCAATAACTTGGCGGTGTTGGTGTATGACGAGAAGGGAGAAAACCCGATCGTTACGTTTTATGAGGTGGAAGGCGAGAATCAAACATCCGTAAGCGATGTGCCTTTCAGTGCCAAGACCGGCAAGCACAAGATTTATGTGTTGACGAATGTTGGTTCAGAAGGCGCCGCAAAAGCATATACGACGGAACAAGCTCTGTTGTCCAAACAAATTGAATCTCCAGTACCGCAAGGAACAGAAATGATGCTGGGGTTTGTCGCAAAAGATATGGAGACGAGCATAAATCTATATAATAGTGGTAGTAGTAATCCGGCAATCGATATAACAGACGATGCCTCCTTTGCAGCCAAAGTCGTGCCGCCTTATTCGAAGATAACGTTTAAAATCACGAAGGATTTGCCGAGTGATAAGCATGTTTATTTGGCCATAACAGAAGTTAATGTCCGTCATTTGCCTGTTAAATATAGTCTGCTCCCCTATGAAAAATGGACAATGGGAGATGGTGTATCTGGTGAAAGCAAAATTTCTTTGTATGAAAATAAGTTGGCACAGCCGGAAGATGAAGTAGGAGATTTGGCTACCGGCAAGGCTTTTTATATGTATGAAAATCTGCAAGGAAAGAACAACGAGAGTAATCAGAATCCGGCAATGAAAACCCCTGCTGGTTTGGCGGTCCCGACACAAGGAGATGGCAAGATCGACTATGCAGCTTGGTTTGAAAAATGGTCTTCTGTACCTTGCACTTATATAGAGGTAAAAGGAAATTACACGATTTTTACTTCTGCACCGGGTGTCAATCATGTCGGGGATGGCGAGATCAACTATCGTTTCTTCTTAGGAGAGAATAGCACATCGGATTTCAATATCAAACGCAATACTCATTATAATGTGACTTTGGCCTTTACCGGTCTGGCCGGCAAGGATGAATTGCAATATGAGTGGCGCGTACAAGCGGATCTGGAAAACTCGACGTTCTATCCGAAGGGGACATTGGTAATTGATGGGGCTGTGTCTCCAGTTGGTTCAGTTCCTTTTTATGTACTTAATGGAACTTCGTCATCTCTATCGGTCACAGTTGGTGATTTGTTGAATATGGATATGGAAATGTATTTCCTTGTAAAAGGGAAGGGAGTTCCTGATTATTGGACAGGTAGCCAGACTCCTCTTGCTGAGTATTTGCAGTTAGGGGCGAATGAGTACACGATGTTTGGAATACATCCTCGTAATGTTGGAATTTTAGGGAGTGTAGGACACACCACAGGAACAAATAAATATGTATATGAAGGGCATGCAGATGATAAGGAGTATAATAAGATTGAAAGTAATGCTACTGAACCATATAGAACAGCAGTGGCTAATGGTGAAATTTACCGAACCGTTTCTATGCAAATTACAGGAGCAGAGCCTCTTGATGTGATAGAGTATCCACTTTTATATTTGGGAACTGAAGATGATAATGTCGGTATCGGTGAGAAAAAAGAGGATAATTTTTATTACGCAAGAAGAGTAGATGGAGGTGCTCGCTATTTTCAGGATGCGTCTGACAATTATATACGAAAATACATACCTGTAACAGGTAAGTTAAGTAATATGTCGGAGGCAAAAAGTAATTGTGCTCATGAGCAATATGTAACAGGTGCTTCGATTTATTATTATTTGCCAAGTATTAACGATATGGAAAATATTCAGAAATACGAGAAAGCTTTCCCTTTAAAAAATGATTTTTATTGGACTACAAATGGTCTTTATAATCCGGTTACGAAAGCAACTGCAACTTCAGGAGAAGGGTATATCCGCTGTATTTTGAAACATAAATAA
- a CDS encoding fimbrial protein: MKLRNLFLASLAVCTMASCSKDDDGISGPQEVDAYLSFASTTDVMTKASIDGGTDAGTDKEAKIQSLTAYVFDESGKYVISKHVSLPDGTTESSGEDFDAKDGSITTIKAIHVKVAKPTGSATISATKFQVLLLANMNELAPADLDALKNEKTAAITTFNEIGKSYLPMHSDVLTVTGLTPVKEETDGTKTHHLNWYKDNSSCVVSDTPTDGTHVTIVPDGVGKVTMTRSISRVQFTSLKSNFTAQYAGVTFKIDSIYLANVRNNATVMGEENTEADYFRGGPVEFAVIQGLIDPEATVDASFAKRYETSLVLPNESGELNATALGFDKYINANQPEYAERGYLTRLLITGTLMDGDRELGKKYFHIPLKLVDDAGNVASNRFFKISATITGEGSPNPDEILENACINFNIEVADWKVVNQTEEDTN; the protein is encoded by the coding sequence ATGAAATTAAGAAATTTATTTTTAGCCTCTTTGGCAGTTTGCACAATGGCATCCTGCTCAAAAGACGATGACGGAATATCCGGCCCGCAGGAAGTAGACGCCTACCTCTCTTTCGCCTCCACAACCGATGTCATGACGAAGGCATCGATCGATGGTGGTACAGATGCAGGTACTGATAAAGAAGCCAAAATTCAGTCATTGACGGCTTATGTGTTTGACGAAAGTGGAAAGTATGTGATCAGCAAGCATGTTAGCTTGCCTGATGGAACAACTGAATCTTCCGGAGAAGATTTTGATGCGAAAGACGGTTCGATCACGACAATCAAGGCTATCCATGTGAAAGTGGCAAAACCAACCGGAAGTGCGACAATATCTGCAACCAAGTTCCAAGTCCTTTTGCTGGCCAATATGAATGAACTTGCACCGGCTGATTTGGATGCTTTGAAGAACGAAAAAACAGCTGCAATAACTACCTTTAATGAAATAGGTAAATCTTATTTGCCTATGCATTCGGACGTTTTGACTGTTACAGGCTTGACTCCTGTAAAAGAAGAAACAGATGGAACCAAAACTCATCATTTGAATTGGTATAAAGATAACTCTTCATGCGTTGTGTCCGATACACCGACAGATGGAACGCATGTCACAATAGTACCGGATGGGGTGGGAAAGGTTACTATGACTCGTTCGATCTCACGTGTGCAGTTCACTTCTTTGAAGTCAAACTTCACTGCCCAGTATGCAGGTGTTACTTTTAAGATCGATTCTATCTATTTGGCAAATGTCCGTAATAATGCAACGGTCATGGGTGAAGAGAATACGGAGGCTGATTATTTCAGAGGTGGGCCAGTTGAGTTTGCTGTGATCCAAGGCTTGATTGATCCGGAGGCTACTGTTGATGCTTCCTTTGCTAAGAGATATGAAACTTCTCTTGTTCTGCCTAATGAAAGCGGTGAACTTAATGCTACTGCTTTAGGCTTCGACAAATACATCAATGCCAACCAACCAGAATATGCAGAAAGAGGTTATTTGACACGTCTTCTGATCACCGGAACTTTAATGGATGGCGATCGTGAGCTGGGAAAGAAATATTTCCATATCCCCTTGAAATTGGTCGATGATGCTGGCAACGTCGCAAGCAACAGGTTCTTCAAGATCTCGGCAACTATCACCGGTGAAGGCAGCCCGAATCCGGATGAAATCTTGGAAAATGCTTGTATTAACTTCAATATCGAGGTGGCCGATTGGAAGGTGGTCAACCAGACAGAAGAAGATACGAATTAA
- a CDS encoding HU family DNA-binding protein: protein MSIQYRFVPIYDNLNEDSEKVTGFYPKVVSRGTINKERMFEEISHGSSSLRSELARSWMLMEDYIIDRLKDGYDVCLNDFCTFGISAKYRRVDRINEIRAESIFVKGMHVRTSEVVNKKLKWARFERESEK from the coding sequence ATGAGTATACAATACAGATTTGTCCCCATTTATGATAACCTGAATGAGGACAGCGAGAAAGTAACGGGTTTTTATCCCAAAGTAGTCAGCCGCGGCACAATAAACAAAGAGCGGATGTTTGAAGAAATATCGCACGGTTCGTCTTCCCTCCGTTCGGAACTGGCGCGTTCGTGGATGCTGATGGAAGACTATATCATAGATCGGTTGAAAGACGGTTACGATGTCTGCCTGAACGATTTTTGCACTTTCGGTATCTCCGCCAAATACCGCCGTGTAGATCGCATCAACGAAATCCGAGCCGAATCCATTTTCGTAAAGGGCATGCATGTCCGCACTTCGGAGGTCGTCAATAAAAAACTCAAATGGGCGCGTTTCGAGAGGGAATCGGAGAAATGA
- a CDS encoding fimbrial protein, whose protein sequence is MKLKSYFLLSIVVGMAFACSSDENVPEVEVFTPDATLSLAAVADGKSLTKAGEGEKENIDQEDAIKSLHVMVFYAGGNLQVDKVVAATNRVDDLDVQSGAVKILVLANAGTQENQFDTLEKALAYQRALDNENENNGYSMSSRLIEATLDEGMHNIFGNIKDFPGHMPNVSKEGNDIKLTRHIAQINLKSVSIKSDNGKASFVIDSVFVANVKGYSLMSANSTEEWGAVESKKAPDGNSLWWYGQYENEYWNGEYKTIEDGLLKADLLGFNANKRDVTSSSPWKPETGQLACGKSFIVYENMVDAVEPGQRTLLVLKGTYADGNGRVEANRFYTIPVNAMGTMTDAEGGTPDHSYVKRNYRYNISLTIKSSGSDRPYDPASEACMDVAVTVADWDVIEQNEDLD, encoded by the coding sequence ATGAAATTGAAGAGTTATTTTCTTTTGAGTATAGTGGTAGGGATGGCATTTGCGTGTTCATCAGACGAGAACGTTCCGGAGGTAGAGGTCTTTACTCCGGATGCAACTTTGTCCTTGGCAGCTGTTGCAGATGGGAAAAGCTTGACTAAAGCTGGTGAAGGAGAAAAGGAAAACATTGATCAGGAAGATGCTATTAAGAGTTTGCATGTGATGGTTTTTTATGCTGGTGGGAACTTGCAAGTTGATAAAGTGGTTGCTGCTACCAATAGAGTGGATGATTTGGATGTACAAAGTGGTGCTGTCAAAATTCTTGTATTAGCAAATGCCGGAACGCAGGAAAATCAATTTGACACATTAGAGAAAGCATTAGCATATCAGAGGGCATTAGATAATGAAAATGAAAATAACGGATACTCTATGAGCAGTCGGTTGATCGAGGCTACGTTAGATGAGGGAATGCATAATATTTTTGGTAATATAAAAGATTTCCCCGGCCACATGCCGAATGTTTCAAAGGAAGGAAATGATATTAAACTGACACGCCACATCGCCCAAATCAACTTGAAATCGGTTTCTATAAAATCCGATAATGGAAAAGCTTCTTTCGTCATTGACTCTGTCTTTGTGGCAAATGTGAAAGGCTATTCTTTGATGTCGGCCAATTCCACTGAAGAATGGGGTGCAGTGGAGAGCAAAAAAGCACCGGATGGTAATTCTTTATGGTGGTACGGCCAATATGAAAATGAATATTGGAATGGTGAATACAAGACGATCGAGGATGGTTTGTTGAAAGCTGATTTGTTAGGCTTTAACGCTAATAAACGGGATGTGACCTCTTCCTCTCCTTGGAAACCAGAAACAGGCCAACTCGCTTGTGGCAAATCATTTATCGTATATGAAAATATGGTTGATGCCGTCGAGCCCGGACAACGTACTTTGTTAGTGTTGAAGGGCACTTATGCAGATGGTAACGGCAGAGTAGAAGCGAACCGTTTTTATACGATCCCCGTCAATGCAATGGGGACGATGACAGATGCTGAAGGTGGTACACCTGACCACTCTTACGTCAAACGCAACTACCGTTACAACATCTCCCTCACCATTAAGAGCAGCGGTTCCGACCGGCCCTATGATCCGGCAAGCGAGGCTTGTATGGATGTGGCTGTTACGGTGGCTGACTGGGATGTGATCGAGCAAAATGAAGATTTGGATTAA
- a CDS encoding fimbrial protein codes for MKLSNIFLSTLAVLLCCTACSKDDESFKGKDADASLSIAVKAAGSAVTKGFHPNDENELAGEAKVNNLSVLVFDENGAQLIGYGWQATNSEGEASILNVPAMTMRAQIVIVSNTPENSLAGVTSYSDFESKLAQLADQSQSNLVMSSPVITTQAPLVKGDNYLGYASMGSENINGIAEPVEITRLAARLDLVNVKTDFTKTLLRNRTVRVEEVTILNQSTASRFFSRDYWGVVMATGHLGNSGATALNRDIANGSPINDTPYVHYVMENDGSEAPTEIQVRATLLETDTYEAETKIFTAVINRNGLDRGYNHNYVKRNYVYRLNVTFGDTSFDGDHEKDPNIPIPPRPTTGDLDVQVEVVNWGQVSQDVEI; via the coding sequence ATGAAACTATCAAACATATTCCTCTCGACCCTGGCAGTACTCCTATGCTGTACTGCCTGCTCCAAGGATGATGAATCATTTAAGGGGAAGGATGCGGATGCTTCGTTGAGCATTGCGGTCAAGGCGGCGGGGTCGGCCGTAACGAAAGGGTTTCACCCGAATGATGAGAATGAGTTGGCCGGAGAGGCCAAAGTAAATAACCTTTCGGTGCTCGTTTTCGACGAAAATGGTGCACAGCTTATCGGCTACGGCTGGCAGGCAACCAACTCGGAAGGCGAGGCCTCTATCCTGAACGTGCCTGCTATGACCATGAGGGCACAGATCGTGATCGTTTCCAATACGCCGGAAAATTCGCTTGCCGGTGTTACGAGCTATTCCGATTTCGAATCCAAGCTGGCGCAACTTGCCGACCAGTCTCAGAGCAACCTGGTCATGAGCAGTCCGGTCATTACGACCCAAGCGCCCCTTGTCAAGGGAGACAATTATCTGGGATATGCATCGATGGGCAGTGAGAACATCAACGGTATCGCCGAACCAGTCGAAATCACCCGTCTTGCCGCCCGTCTTGACTTGGTCAATGTCAAGACTGATTTTACAAAAACACTCCTGCGCAACCGCACGGTGAGAGTGGAAGAAGTAACGATACTGAACCAGAGCACGGCTTCCCGTTTTTTCAGCCGTGATTATTGGGGAGTGGTGATGGCAACCGGACATCTTGGCAACAGCGGTGCGACAGCGTTGAACCGCGATATCGCCAACGGCTCTCCGATAAACGATACACCTTATGTGCACTACGTGATGGAAAACGATGGCTCTGAAGCTCCGACAGAAATACAGGTCAGAGCAACTTTGCTTGAAACGGACACGTATGAAGCGGAAACGAAAATATTCACCGCCGTGATCAACCGGAACGGTCTGGACAGAGGATATAATCACAACTACGTTAAACGCAACTATGTATATCGCCTGAATGTCACCTTCGGAGATACCAGCTTCGACGGCGACCACGAAAAAGATCCCAATATACCGATTCCGCCACGGCCGACTACCGGAGACCTGGATGTACAAGTCGAAGTGGTCAATTGGGGGCAAGTGAGCCAGGATGTTGAAATCTGA